One region of Streptomyces rishiriensis genomic DNA includes:
- a CDS encoding SDR family oxidoreductase, which produces MHDSPLEDRIAVVTGAARGVGAALARELARRGARLALIGHEEAALRSVAASLPTPALAVEADVTDGEALERAAEVVRSRLGTPSVVVANAGIAEGGPFASADMASWRRVIDVNVTGSALTAHTFLPDLVESAGYHLQIASLASIGAAPLMSAYCASKSGVEAFTHALRAETAHLGVAVGIAYLNWTDTDMIRDADRHAVLRELRGSMPPPARRVFSAEFVATRLARAVERRRTAVYVPASLRLVQVTRAALPALVVRRARRALPRLEAAEPLRPTGPLGAGGRADEAAAHGRDTPGGR; this is translated from the coding sequence GTGCACGACAGTCCCCTCGAAGACCGCATCGCCGTGGTCACGGGAGCCGCCCGCGGGGTGGGCGCGGCGCTGGCCCGGGAACTCGCACGGCGCGGCGCCCGCCTGGCACTGATCGGCCACGAGGAGGCGGCGCTGCGGTCCGTGGCCGCGTCGCTGCCCACCCCCGCGCTGGCCGTCGAGGCCGACGTCACGGACGGCGAGGCGCTGGAGCGGGCGGCCGAGGTCGTCCGCTCACGGCTGGGGACGCCCTCGGTCGTCGTCGCGAACGCGGGAATCGCGGAAGGCGGCCCGTTCGCCTCGGCGGACATGGCCTCCTGGCGGCGGGTGATCGACGTCAACGTCACGGGCAGCGCCCTGACCGCCCACACCTTCCTGCCGGACCTGGTGGAGTCGGCGGGCTACCACCTCCAGATCGCCTCGCTGGCCTCGATCGGAGCCGCGCCCCTGATGAGCGCCTACTGCGCCTCGAAGTCCGGCGTGGAGGCCTTCACGCACGCGCTGCGGGCCGAGACGGCACACCTGGGCGTGGCCGTCGGCATCGCCTACCTGAACTGGACCGACACCGACATGATCCGGGACGCCGACCGGCATGCGGTCCTGCGTGAGCTGCGCGGCAGCATGCCGCCGCCCGCCCGGCGCGTCTTCTCCGCCGAGTTCGTGGCGACACGCCTCGCCAGAGCCGTGGAACGCCGGCGCACCGCCGTCTACGTCCCGGCCTCGCTGCGTCTCGTCCAGGTGACGCGGGCCGCGCTGCCGGCCCTGGTCGTCCGCCGGGCGCGCCGTGCGCTGCCCCGCCTGGAGGCCGCGGAACCGCTGCGGCCCACCGGACCGCTCGGCGCCGGCGGCCGAGCCGACGAAGCGGCGGCCCACGGGCGGGACACGCCGGGCGGACGGTGA
- a CDS encoding phytoene desaturase family protein, protein MPDAVVIGAGPNGLVAANLLADAGWSVEVVEEQPEPGGAVRHDRSVDPEFVSDLFSSFYPLAAASPVLARLRLHEHGLRWSHAPRVVAHPLTDGACAVLDRRVDVTARSLDAFHAGDGAAWHRLYEVWDQLRPDILDALFTPFPPVRATARLATRLRAAGGLRLARTLALPVRRLGEEEFRGEGGRLLLAGNALHADLAPEAAGSGGFGWLMAMLGQSYGFPVPAGGSGALTEALVRRLRTRGGVLRCGQRVGRIVVRDGRAVGVRTTDGEQIAGDRAVLADVSVPALYGELMEPEHLPSQVLTDLERFQWDFATFKVDWALAGPVPWQAEAARRAGTVHLADGVHELTRFAAQLAMRQVPDRPFAIFGQMTTSDAGRSPAGTESAWAYTHVPQSVEGDAGDENLTGAWDASEQELMADRVERQVERFAPGFRSLIRARRILAPPTLQSLDANLHGGAINGGTTALHQQLLFRPLPGSGRPETPVRGLYLASAGAHPGGGVHGAPGANAARAALRRHRPPGGSFVQRALARRDRTGAKQPPAG, encoded by the coding sequence ATGCCTGACGCGGTGGTGATCGGGGCCGGACCCAACGGGCTGGTCGCGGCGAACCTGCTGGCGGACGCGGGCTGGAGCGTGGAGGTCGTCGAGGAACAGCCCGAGCCCGGCGGCGCGGTGCGGCACGACCGGTCGGTGGATCCCGAGTTCGTCAGCGACCTCTTCAGCTCGTTCTACCCGCTGGCCGCCGCCTCACCGGTCCTGGCCCGGCTGCGGCTGCACGAACACGGTCTGCGCTGGAGCCACGCGCCCCGCGTCGTGGCCCATCCGCTCACCGACGGCGCCTGCGCGGTCCTCGACCGCAGGGTCGACGTCACCGCCCGCTCCCTCGACGCCTTCCACGCCGGGGACGGCGCCGCCTGGCACCGCCTGTACGAGGTGTGGGACCAGCTCCGCCCGGACATCCTCGACGCGCTGTTCACCCCTTTCCCGCCGGTGCGGGCCACGGCCCGGCTGGCGACCAGGCTGCGCGCGGCGGGCGGCCTGCGACTGGCCCGGACGCTGGCCCTGCCGGTGCGACGGCTGGGCGAGGAGGAGTTCCGGGGCGAGGGCGGCCGGCTGCTCCTGGCCGGCAACGCCCTGCACGCCGATCTCGCGCCGGAGGCCGCCGGCAGCGGTGGTTTCGGCTGGCTGATGGCCATGCTCGGCCAGTCCTACGGCTTTCCCGTGCCGGCCGGCGGCTCCGGCGCCCTCACCGAGGCCCTGGTCCGGCGGCTGCGGACCCGCGGCGGCGTACTGCGCTGCGGGCAGCGGGTCGGCCGGATCGTGGTCCGGGACGGCCGGGCCGTGGGCGTGCGCACCACCGACGGGGAGCAGATCGCGGGAGACCGCGCGGTACTGGCCGACGTCTCCGTCCCCGCGCTGTACGGCGAACTGATGGAGCCGGAGCACCTGCCCTCCCAGGTGCTGACCGACCTGGAACGCTTCCAGTGGGACTTCGCGACCTTCAAGGTCGACTGGGCGCTCGCCGGGCCGGTGCCCTGGCAGGCCGAGGCGGCGCGTCGCGCCGGCACCGTGCATCTGGCCGACGGCGTCCACGAGCTCACCCGGTTCGCCGCCCAGCTCGCCATGCGGCAGGTTCCCGACCGCCCCTTCGCCATCTTCGGCCAGATGACGACCTCGGACGCGGGGCGCTCCCCCGCCGGCACCGAGTCGGCCTGGGCCTACACCCATGTGCCCCAGTCGGTCGAGGGCGACGCCGGCGACGAGAATCTCACCGGCGCCTGGGACGCGAGCGAGCAGGAGCTGATGGCCGACCGGGTCGAGCGCCAGGTCGAGCGGTTCGCACCCGGATTCCGGTCCCTGATCCGCGCCCGCCGCATCCTCGCCCCGCCCACGCTCCAGTCCCTCGACGCCAATCTGCACGGCGGCGCGATCAACGGCGGTACGACCGCGCTGCATCAGCAGCTGCTCTTCCGGCCGCTGCCCGGCAGCGGGCGCCCGGAGACGCCCGTGCGCGGCCTGTACCTGGCCTCGGCCGGCGCCCACCCCGGCGGCGGCGTGCACGGCGCTCCGGGCGCCAACGCGGCCCGCGCCGCGCTGCGCCGGCACCGCCCGCCGGGCGGCTCGTTCGTACAGCGGGCGCTCGCCCGCCGGGACCGCACCGGCGCGAAGCAGCCGCCGGCCGGCTGA
- a CDS encoding SRPBCC family protein — MAVRHRLVKASPQAVWDVLADGDRYAEWVVGTSSTQEMTGEWPRVDAKIAYSIRVGPVSLANETVVRRCQEPDVLELEARAGVLGTARIAFELRPWGRHCLVILDEHPLQGVGGLLHNAGVEMLTQIRHRALLGRLAKVCESEARGGRSEGALRTPGAARPQADGGADA; from the coding sequence GTGGCGGTACGGCATCGGCTGGTCAAGGCGAGTCCGCAGGCGGTGTGGGACGTCCTCGCCGACGGTGACCGCTACGCGGAGTGGGTGGTGGGCACGTCGTCCACCCAGGAGATGACGGGCGAGTGGCCCCGTGTGGACGCGAAGATCGCCTACTCGATCCGGGTGGGGCCCGTCAGCCTGGCCAACGAGACGGTCGTGCGGCGCTGCCAGGAGCCCGACGTGCTGGAGCTGGAGGCGCGGGCCGGCGTGCTGGGCACCGCACGGATCGCCTTCGAGCTGCGGCCGTGGGGCCGCCACTGTCTGGTGATCCTGGACGAACATCCGCTCCAGGGGGTCGGCGGGCTGCTGCACAACGCCGGTGTGGAGATGCTGACCCAGATCCGCCACCGGGCCCTGCTCGGCCGGCTGGCGAAGGTGTGCGAGTCCGAGGCCCGCGGCGGACGGTCCGAGGGCGCCCTCAGGACGCCCGGAGCGGCGCGGCCGCAGGCCGACGGAGGCGCTGATGCCTGA
- a CDS encoding cell envelope biogenesis protein OmpA, translating into MPPTALPSQLLDVRTDAHPWQRRSDEAPGAAGAVVRAAGVPRPRGPLPLGREDTARPATRPARPQNLGAARPQDVGAARARDVGQVRGRRSAGTARPDASPGRAAADVLRIVSDPRTPVFVTEHASGRRVYGYWRPLDADGGRGGCYVALSAAECDELYAAGRITVGEPVTDPTKTTYRVRAARGQAAGARPAAAPARTTAVRGRAA; encoded by the coding sequence ATGCCGCCCACCGCCCTCCCGTCGCAGCTCCTCGACGTACGTACCGACGCGCACCCCTGGCAGCGTCGGAGCGACGAGGCACCCGGCGCGGCGGGCGCGGTCGTCAGGGCGGCAGGCGTGCCGCGCCCCCGCGGACCGCTCCCGCTGGGGCGCGAGGACACGGCACGTCCGGCGACGCGCCCGGCCCGCCCGCAGAACCTCGGCGCGGCCCGCCCGCAGGACGTCGGCGCCGCCCGTGCGCGAGACGTCGGCCAGGTCCGCGGCAGGCGGTCCGCGGGCACGGCACGCCCCGACGCGTCGCCGGGCCGCGCCGCGGCCGACGTGCTGCGCATCGTCTCCGATCCCCGTACGCCGGTGTTCGTCACCGAGCACGCCAGTGGACGCCGCGTGTACGGCTACTGGCGGCCGCTGGACGCGGACGGAGGCCGGGGAGGCTGCTACGTCGCGCTGTCCGCCGCCGAGTGCGACGAGCTGTACGCGGCCGGACGGATCACGGTCGGCGAGCCCGTCACGGACCCGACGAAGACGACCTACCGGGTCCGCGCCGCCCGCGGTCAGGCCGCGGGCGCTCGCCCCGCGGCCGCGCCGGCGCGGACGACGGCGGTCAGGGGACGCGCGGCGTGA
- a CDS encoding MSMEG_6728 family protein — protein MQTFLPYPDFTASAAVLDPRRLGKQRVEALQVLRGLTVAGYGWRHHPAVRMWKGYEEALVRYGLEVCGVWTATGRADTCAASLVTGFGGQPADVRSQERLAEAGELPPWLGEPAFHRSHRSALVRKDPEFYASLFPGVPDDLPYVWPVSDRDAPRPG, from the coding sequence GTGCAGACCTTTCTGCCGTACCCGGACTTCACCGCGTCGGCCGCCGTCCTGGACCCCCGCAGGCTGGGCAAGCAGCGGGTCGAGGCGCTCCAGGTGCTGCGGGGCCTGACGGTCGCCGGCTACGGCTGGCGCCACCACCCGGCGGTGCGCATGTGGAAAGGCTACGAGGAGGCGCTGGTGCGTTACGGCCTCGAGGTCTGCGGTGTGTGGACCGCGACCGGACGTGCGGACACCTGCGCCGCCTCGCTGGTGACCGGCTTCGGCGGGCAGCCGGCCGACGTCCGCAGCCAGGAGCGGCTCGCCGAGGCGGGGGAGCTGCCGCCCTGGCTGGGCGAGCCCGCGTTCCACCGCAGTCACCGGTCGGCGCTCGTGCGCAAGGACCCCGAGTTCTACGCGTCCCTGTTCCCCGGTGTGCCCGACGATCTGCCGTACGTCTGGCCCGTGTCGGACCGGGACGCGCCCCGCCCGGGCTGA
- a CDS encoding catalase — translation MSETNPLKRAAQKITDSLQGDGGAPEEGVPGKPAPESPSVAEPTEPRDPLPPKPDQSGPDTVSPTGQPTGADQARMAQSGSYLTTAQGTRLHDTDHSLKAGPRGPVLLQDHHLREKVMHFDHERIPERVVHARGAAAHGTFQSYGTAASVTKAAFLAEDEETPVFVRFSTVLGSRGSSDTVRDTRGFATKFYTSEGVFDLVGNNIPVFFIQDAIKFPDVIHAGKPHPDREIPQAQSAHDTFWDFVTLHTEATHHTLWNMSDRGIPRSYRTMEGFGVHTFRLVNAEGATTLVKFHWKPKLGVHSLVWEEAQIINGVDPDFHRRDLADAIEAGAYPQWELGIQTFPDTPDQMFEGIDLLDPTNLVPEELAPVQPVGLLTLDRNPSNFFAETEQVAFHVGHLVPGVDITDDPLLAGRLFSYLDTQITRLGGPNFPQLPINRPHAPVNDMQRDGFHQTAVHRGVAPYRPNSLDGGCPFLAGADTGAFIEAPVRVPESTKVREAPESFADHFSQPRRFWLSMSPVEREHIIGAYTFELGKCYEQAIRERALQVLANIDPELCSEVATGLGLPAPAPTVPLADVEPSPALSQLGHTWPTDGRIIGIVVGPDGDLDGVRAVREAIVEGGMVPLVIAQAGGVLGSGEGAVTVQRTYATARSVEFDAVLLAGLPGVGSDAYGARDAKAFPAAAQQLTGDPRVTLLVSEAFRHGKALGAWAGGEAVLEGAGVPTGAPGVVVGETGAGALEQLVPLLGGHRAWDRFTAA, via the coding sequence ATGAGCGAGACCAATCCCCTCAAGCGGGCGGCCCAGAAGATCACCGACAGCCTCCAGGGCGACGGCGGGGCGCCGGAGGAGGGCGTTCCCGGCAAGCCGGCACCCGAGTCCCCTTCCGTCGCCGAGCCGACCGAGCCCCGCGACCCGCTGCCGCCCAAGCCGGATCAGAGCGGCCCCGACACCGTGTCGCCGACCGGGCAGCCGACGGGCGCCGATCAGGCCCGCATGGCGCAGTCCGGCAGCTATCTCACGACCGCTCAGGGCACCCGGCTCCACGACACCGACCACTCGCTCAAGGCGGGGCCCCGAGGCCCCGTGCTGCTCCAGGACCACCATCTGCGCGAGAAGGTCATGCACTTCGACCACGAGCGCATCCCGGAGCGCGTGGTCCACGCCCGGGGCGCAGCGGCGCACGGCACGTTCCAGAGCTACGGCACGGCGGCGTCGGTGACCAAGGCGGCATTCCTCGCCGAGGACGAGGAGACGCCGGTGTTCGTGCGCTTCTCCACGGTGCTGGGGTCGCGGGGATCGTCCGACACCGTACGGGACACCCGGGGATTCGCGACGAAGTTCTACACCAGCGAGGGCGTCTTCGACCTGGTCGGGAACAACATCCCCGTCTTCTTCATCCAGGACGCGATCAAGTTCCCCGACGTCATCCACGCGGGCAAGCCGCACCCGGACCGGGAGATCCCGCAGGCGCAGAGCGCCCACGACACCTTCTGGGACTTCGTCACCCTGCACACCGAGGCCACCCACCACACACTGTGGAACATGTCCGACCGGGGCATCCCGCGTTCGTACCGGACGATGGAGGGCTTCGGCGTCCATACCTTCCGGCTGGTCAACGCCGAAGGCGCGACCACGCTGGTGAAGTTCCACTGGAAGCCCAAGCTGGGCGTGCACTCGCTGGTCTGGGAAGAGGCGCAGATCATCAACGGCGTCGACCCCGACTTCCACCGGCGGGACCTGGCGGACGCCATCGAGGCGGGCGCGTACCCGCAGTGGGAGCTGGGCATCCAGACGTTCCCCGACACGCCGGACCAGATGTTCGAGGGCATCGACCTGCTGGACCCGACGAACCTCGTGCCCGAGGAGCTCGCGCCCGTACAGCCGGTCGGGCTGCTGACCCTCGACCGCAACCCGTCGAACTTCTTCGCCGAGACCGAGCAGGTGGCCTTCCACGTCGGCCATCTCGTGCCGGGCGTCGACATCACCGACGACCCGCTGCTCGCGGGCCGCCTGTTCTCCTACCTGGACACCCAGATCACCCGCCTGGGCGGCCCCAACTTCCCGCAGCTGCCCATCAACCGCCCGCACGCACCCGTCAACGACATGCAGCGCGACGGCTTCCACCAGACGGCCGTGCACCGGGGGGTCGCCCCCTACCGGCCCAACTCGCTCGACGGCGGCTGCCCGTTCCTCGCGGGGGCCGACACCGGGGCTTTCATCGAGGCTCCGGTGCGGGTGCCGGAGAGCACCAAGGTCCGCGAGGCGCCCGAGTCGTTCGCGGACCACTTCAGCCAGCCCCGCCGGTTCTGGCTCAGCATGTCCCCGGTGGAGCGCGAGCACATCATCGGCGCGTACACCTTCGAACTCGGCAAGTGCTACGAACAGGCCATCCGGGAGCGGGCTCTGCAGGTCCTGGCCAACATCGACCCGGAGCTGTGCAGCGAGGTGGCGACGGGACTCGGACTGCCGGCGCCCGCGCCCACCGTGCCCCTCGCCGACGTCGAGCCCAGCCCGGCGCTGTCGCAGCTCGGCCACACCTGGCCGACGGACGGCCGGATCATCGGCATCGTCGTCGGCCCGGACGGCGATCTGGACGGCGTGCGCGCCGTGCGCGAGGCGATCGTCGAGGGCGGCATGGTCCCGCTGGTCATCGCCCAGGCGGGTGGCGTCCTCGGCTCCGGGGAGGGCGCGGTGACCGTGCAGCGCACCTACGCGACCGCCCGCTCCGTCGAGTTCGACGCGGTGCTGCTGGCCGGGCTGCCCGGGGTCGGCAGCGACGCGTACGGCGCGCGCGACGCCAAGGCGTTCCCCGCCGCCGCGCAGCAGCTGACGGGCGATCCCCGCGTCACCCTGCTGGTGTCCGAGGCCTTCCGGCACGGCAAGGCCCTGGGCGCCTGGGCGGGCGGCGAAGCCGTCCTCGAAGGGGCCGGAGTACCCACCGGTGCGCCGGGCGTGGTGGTCGGCGAGACCGGCGCCGGCGCGCTGGAACAGCTCGTCCCCCTGCTGGGCGGGCACCGGGCGTGGGACAGGTTCACCGCGGCCTGA
- the ppk2 gene encoding polyphosphate kinase 2: MDREEVEARLLDGLTVDDRIPEQPVLLDGERQPITTWRENHPYDRKVSRKEYERTKRVLQIELLKLQRWISDTGARLVVVCEGRDAAGKGGTIQRFTERLNPRGARIVALGKPTDREKGQWYFQRYVDHLPGPGEMVFFDRSWYNRAGVERVMGFCTQREYELFLKQCPLFEEMLVEDGVILVKFWFSVSRTEQRTRFAIRQVDPVRQWKLSPTDLDSLDRWDDYTTAKVEMFRATDTAHAPWTVVKSNDKRRARLEAMRSLLHRVDYTAKDADAVGRADPLVVGAAATLLEPGEEDTVLSPTPLAYRTEGPGQHPGGPAS, from the coding sequence ATGGATCGTGAAGAGGTCGAGGCCCGGTTGCTCGACGGGCTGACGGTGGACGACCGCATCCCGGAACAGCCGGTGCTGCTCGACGGCGAGCGTCAGCCGATCACGACCTGGCGGGAGAACCATCCCTACGACCGCAAGGTCAGCCGCAAGGAGTACGAGCGCACCAAACGCGTCCTCCAGATCGAACTTCTCAAACTCCAGCGCTGGATCAGTGACACCGGCGCCCGTCTGGTCGTGGTCTGCGAGGGACGGGACGCGGCGGGCAAGGGTGGCACCATCCAGCGATTCACCGAACGCCTCAACCCCCGTGGCGCGAGGATCGTGGCGCTGGGCAAGCCCACGGACCGGGAGAAGGGCCAGTGGTACTTCCAGCGTTACGTCGACCATCTCCCCGGCCCCGGTGAGATGGTCTTCTTCGACCGGTCCTGGTACAACCGGGCAGGCGTGGAACGGGTGATGGGCTTCTGCACGCAACGGGAGTACGAACTGTTCCTCAAGCAGTGCCCGCTCTTCGAGGAGATGCTCGTCGAGGACGGCGTCATCCTGGTGAAGTTCTGGTTCTCCGTGTCCCGGACCGAGCAGCGGACCCGGTTCGCGATCCGCCAGGTCGACCCGGTGCGCCAGTGGAAGCTCTCGCCCACCGACCTCGACTCCCTCGACCGCTGGGACGACTACACCACCGCCAAGGTCGAGATGTTCCGGGCCACCGACACCGCGCACGCCCCCTGGACGGTCGTCAAGAGCAACGACAAACGCCGGGCCCGCCTTGAAGCGATGCGCAGTCTGCTGCACCGCGTCGACTACACGGCCAAGGACGCCGACGCGGTCGGCAGAGCGGACCCTCTGGTCGTCGGGGCGGCCGCCACCCTCCTGGAGCCGGGCGAGGAGGACACCGTCCTCTCTCCGACTCCGCTGGCCTACCGGACCGAGGGCCCCGGACAGCATCCCGGCGGCCCGGCCTCCTGA
- a CDS encoding excalibur calcium-binding protein, which translates to MAHRIVVAGIAATILTFAPLSAVAHAQDLDCRDFSYQEDAQAEFNRDISDPNRLDEDQGRDDGIACEVLPHRSLPTLVPATSIPAPVPTSSAPVAVSPAAVPTLGVRGGVGGAVTAGTSGRDIGLGAGLAAAGLLAAAGCVRRRRRRA; encoded by the coding sequence ATGGCCCATCGCATCGTCGTCGCCGGCATAGCCGCGACGATCCTGACCTTCGCTCCGCTGTCCGCGGTCGCCCACGCCCAGGACCTCGACTGCCGCGACTTCAGCTACCAGGAGGACGCCCAGGCGGAGTTCAACCGGGACATCAGCGACCCCAACCGTCTCGACGAGGACCAGGGGCGGGACGACGGCATCGCCTGCGAGGTCCTTCCTCACCGGTCGCTGCCCACTCTTGTTCCCGCCACGAGCATTCCCGCGCCGGTCCCCACCAGTTCCGCGCCGGTCGCGGTCAGCCCGGCGGCGGTGCCGACTCTCGGCGTGCGCGGCGGTGTCGGCGGCGCCGTGACCGCGGGAACGTCCGGCCGGGACATCGGCCTCGGGGCCGGCCTGGCGGCGGCGGGCCTGCTGGCGGCCGCCGGTTGCGTGCGCCGGCGCCGGCGCCGGGCCTGA
- the mscL gene encoding large conductance mechanosensitive channel protein MscL, translating to MLGGFRSFVLRGNVVDLAVGIVIGAAFTALVNGFVKAFLTPIVGFTTGATGDYSRRTFTVGGTVFPYGGFVNAVIGFLLIACVLYFLVVLPVNKLHERFAPHQDVQADKRDCPECLNPVPARARRCGFCTSELVPLPDTADAGETRAQA from the coding sequence CTGCTGGGGGGGTTCCGCAGTTTCGTCCTGCGCGGGAACGTGGTCGATTTGGCCGTGGGCATCGTGATCGGCGCGGCCTTCACCGCGCTCGTCAACGGCTTCGTGAAAGCGTTCCTGACCCCGATCGTGGGCTTCACGACCGGTGCGACGGGCGACTACAGCCGCAGAACCTTCACCGTCGGCGGGACGGTCTTCCCGTACGGAGGCTTCGTGAACGCCGTCATCGGCTTCCTGCTGATCGCCTGCGTCCTGTACTTCCTCGTCGTCCTGCCGGTCAACAAGCTGCACGAGCGTTTCGCCCCGCACCAGGACGTCCAGGCGGACAAGCGGGACTGCCCCGAGTGCCTCAACCCGGTGCCGGCCCGGGCACGCCGCTGCGGGTTCTGCACCAGCGAGCTCGTGCCGCTGCCCGACACGGCCGACGCGGGGGAGACACGGGCGCAGGCCTGA
- a CDS encoding phage holin family protein yields the protein MAGAGRYGTNGERGARTADGGEPVGDLVHRASQQLTELVRGEMELARAEMVEKGKRYGKGGGLFGGAGLFGFLTLQALVATAIAAIAVPLPVWAAALIVTAVLAVITAVLALTGKKQVAAAAPPVPERTVDSVKADVSEIKESARR from the coding sequence ATGGCTGGAGCAGGGCGGTACGGCACGAACGGTGAGCGCGGCGCGCGGACCGCCGACGGCGGCGAGCCGGTCGGCGATCTGGTGCACCGTGCTTCGCAGCAGCTGACCGAACTGGTGCGCGGCGAGATGGAGCTCGCACGGGCGGAGATGGTGGAGAAGGGCAAGCGCTACGGCAAGGGCGGCGGACTGTTCGGCGGGGCCGGACTCTTCGGCTTCCTCACCCTTCAGGCGCTGGTCGCCACCGCGATCGCCGCGATCGCGGTGCCGCTCCCGGTGTGGGCCGCGGCCCTGATCGTCACGGCCGTACTGGCGGTGATCACCGCCGTGCTGGCCCTGACCGGCAAGAAGCAGGTCGCTGCGGCCGCCCCACCGGTGCCCGAGCGGACCGTCGACAGCGTGAAAGCCGATGTGTCGGAGATCAAGGAGAGTGCACGACGATGA
- a CDS encoding DUF3618 domain-containing protein, which yields MTQPPHDEPTAASPEELRRQVEQTRHELGETVEALAAKTDVKARAQEKAIALKEQAGALKEQAGSTAAHLSEQARTKAADAAHLLEEKVPAPVKDTATAAAVQVRTKAGQAEQLWQDKAPRQVRDHRGALIGAAAAVTLVYLLLRRGRK from the coding sequence ATGACCCAGCCACCCCACGACGAGCCCACCGCCGCCAGTCCCGAGGAACTGCGTCGACAGGTCGAGCAGACCCGTCACGAACTCGGTGAGACGGTCGAGGCGCTGGCCGCCAAGACGGACGTCAAGGCGCGCGCCCAGGAGAAGGCGATCGCCCTGAAGGAACAGGCCGGCGCGTTGAAGGAACAGGCCGGCAGCACGGCGGCGCACCTGTCGGAGCAGGCCAGGACGAAGGCGGCCGACGCCGCCCACCTGCTGGAGGAGAAGGTCCCGGCCCCGGTCAAGGACACGGCCACCGCGGCCGCCGTCCAGGTCAGGACCAAGGCCGGGCAGGCCGAGCAGCTGTGGCAGGACAAGGCGCCCCGACAGGTGCGCGACCACCGCGGCGCCCTCATCGGGGCCGCCGCCGCGGTGACCCTCGTCTACCTGCTGCTGCGCCGCGGCAGGAAGTAG
- a CDS encoding PP2C family protein-serine/threonine phosphatase, producing MDFLADPANPTLDLSTAAARCTKALGFQHAVAYLADLQQRRLVPLTDIASTLSIDDSLAGWTYRTQSLRVEESETGGMTAWFPLLDGAERLGVLAVHTQALTAASLTRGRALGTLLSMMITSKRAYKDSVVRRTRTAPMRLPAELLRAFLPPRTIGNGHVVSTAVLEPAYEIGGDAFDHCLTDTTLHATVLDAMGHNLASGLTSAVSLAACRNARRTGEDLPDLVDSVDQALAEWLPDQFCTAVLTQLDLATGVLRWSNCGHPAPLLIRDQQLVVDALEREADPPMGMPFLLAGRSRRIHEHALQPGDRVLLYTDGVTEARTRDGNLFGLERFVDHVIRATAAGELAPESLRRLIHAILDTKSSRLQDDATILLLEWNPPSPT from the coding sequence ATGGACTTCCTCGCCGACCCCGCCAACCCGACGCTGGACCTGTCCACGGCGGCGGCCCGCTGCACCAAGGCACTCGGGTTCCAGCACGCCGTGGCCTACCTCGCCGACCTCCAGCAGCGCCGCCTCGTCCCGCTCACGGACATCGCCTCCACCCTGTCGATCGACGACTCGCTCGCGGGCTGGACCTACCGCACCCAGTCCCTGCGGGTGGAGGAATCGGAGACGGGCGGGATGACCGCATGGTTCCCGCTGCTCGACGGGGCCGAGCGGCTCGGCGTCCTCGCGGTCCACACCCAGGCGCTCACCGCGGCCTCGCTCACCCGGGGCAGAGCCCTCGGCACCCTGCTGAGCATGATGATCACGTCCAAGCGGGCCTACAAGGACTCCGTCGTCCGCAGGACACGCACCGCGCCCATGCGGCTCCCGGCCGAACTCCTGCGGGCGTTCCTGCCGCCCCGGACCATCGGCAACGGACACGTCGTCTCCACGGCCGTCCTCGAACCCGCCTACGAGATCGGCGGCGACGCCTTCGACCACTGCCTGACCGACACCACGCTGCACGCCACCGTCCTCGACGCCATGGGCCACAACCTGGCCTCCGGCCTGACCAGTGCCGTCTCGCTGGCCGCGTGCCGCAACGCCCGCCGCACCGGCGAGGACCTTCCCGACCTGGTCGACAGCGTGGACCAGGCACTGGCGGAATGGCTCCCCGACCAGTTCTGCACGGCCGTACTGACCCAGCTGGACCTCGCCACCGGCGTCCTGCGCTGGAGCAACTGCGGTCACCCCGCGCCCCTGCTCATCCGCGACCAGCAGCTGGTCGTCGACGCGCTGGAGCGGGAGGCGGACCCGCCGATGGGAATGCCGTTCCTGTTGGCCGGGCGATCGCGCCGGATCCATGAGCACGCCCTTCAGCCGGGGGACCGGGTCCTGCTGTACACCGACGGCGTCACCGAGGCCCGGACCCGGGACGGGAACCTGTTCGGCCTCGAACGCTTCGTCGACCACGTCATCCGGGCGACGGCCGCGGGAGAACTCGCACCCGAAAGCCTCCGGCGCCTCATCCACGCCATCCTGGACACCAAGAGCAGCCGCCTCCAGGACGACGCCACGATCCTGCTGCTCGAGTGGAATCCACCGTCACCGACATGA